A stretch of DNA from Oreochromis aureus strain Israel breed Guangdong linkage group 10, ZZ_aureus, whole genome shotgun sequence:
CTGCACCAGAGGCAGGCAATAAGACTACAGGTGTAAAACTGCACAGATGTAAACAAGTCATATATCGAAATGATCCAAACACCTTCATTCATGCTTCATTTCTGTGGAAGCACATTTgacaaacaaatgaattgtgGTTAAGCTTTGGCTAATTTTAGATAACGGACAACTTTGTTGAGGTTTGGGAGGCATCGTGGTCATaatacatgttaaaaaaaatagtttacatCATCAAATCTGAAAAATGTTTCCACCTGACCTCCTCAGATTTAGCTGATTTTTATTGTTTAGTAACTTCGGTCTGTTTATTAAAGGCATGGAAAATTTTACAATGCCTTCAAAGTTAGGTCGGAAAATAGAATTTTCCATCAGAGTTCCAAGTCAGAATTTTCATCTGCAACTTGGAGTCCCAACTCGGAAAGTTATAGCAGCCTCACTAATCTCACATTAATAGTCCAAGATGGTGGCGGTGAatgtaaacataataaaactgcaaaactTGTAATCTGTCCTTCCTGTCATTCTGTATATTTGTAACTTGCAAAATAAACCATATAAAGAGTGCTGACCAGGACCTGTACATGAACATGGTGCAGCATTGCGTTTAAGCACCAATAAAAAACTACTAGTGCTACATAAATTGCTACAGCTTACTTAGCTGagtttaaatatgtaaaattaatTTATATAGCCATTTTCACAGATAAAATTCATAAAGTGCGTCACAGTAAAacacaagaaataaaaatataacataacTTTACTACTGGAACAACTCGGGAATGACATCACTCCCAACTCCAACATCCAGTTTCCGAGGTATCTggaatgtggaaaaaataataaataaaaaaataaaaacaatggtaTTCTCCTTTAACACACGCTACCCACTCCCAACCTATGGCTTCAAagctttaaaggaaaaaaaacatctacttataactttttttttttacttgagatatttattgaaaagtaatCATTTCAATCTATGAAAATCTTCCACTTCCTCCTGCGTGCACCAGCGCGTCACAAACTTCTCCAGCATCTAAACTTGTTTGATCCAAGCTATCATAAAGAAAATGTGAACACCGGTGATGTTTCTCCATTTCACAACCTTAAGTTAGATTTGCATATGTTAAATTAAGGCTATATTAGAAATTTACATTGGTGCAGAAGGAATCACAGCTGGAAAATGAGCCTTTTATCAATTTGTAGGTAAAAAGGAGACCTTTCATAGGATAGGATCAATTGTTTTGACCAGTCACCTATCAAACAACATGATGACATTTTAAGGATTCATGCCATGAAGCATGGAAACCCATGCTTCAtggcatgggtttccatggctcCTGTAGGTGCCATGGAAAGCTCCCAgcgcacagtttttgtgctgatgttaatgccagaggacgTTCGGAGCTCTGCAGTTACTGAATCAGCAGAGCGTTGGTGACCCAGTGACCCGCTCTGCAACTGTATGTGGTAGCCACTTGACGGCTGACTTTCTGAACGTTTCCACTATGTAATAGCGCCACTTACAGTTTATCGCAGATAAATATAAGTGGGaggaaatttcacaaactgacttgttCCACTGGTGGCATCCTCTTACAGCACCACGGTCGAATTCAGTATGCTATTTAGAACAAGAGATTATTTCACTATTGTGCTTATTTTGTGTTGTCTTTACCTAACCTTGTATAATCTTCAGGGATGGTGTCGCTTTtaaagagggagaaaaatgaGTCAGTGAATTTGCAGGAAGCCAAGTCAAATGTTCTGCATTTTGCACACTCTGTCTAAGGAATCGTCCTTAATTTGACCAGTATTTCCAGTAGAGAGGAGACTCTAAATAGTCAGAAATTTGTATACGGGCCTCATGTCTTAACCTTTTGAGCTAAAACAGAGCAAACGAATCATGCACTAAGATACACTGCCAACCGGAGGTTCAGAAAGCAAAAGAAGACACTTGTTTAATTAagtttaaatatataataaaggGGGAAAACACAGTTACTACAAATGACTGTAGGCTGGATAATCCTCCTTACTGACTCTTAGAATGATcataatttacatttatttatcgtGGCCTGGAAGTAGTTACTGAGCACAGAaagtcatcaggaaagtgtttaatgaGGTTTGCAGAGGACTGTTTTACCACAGACTTCTCAACAGTCCAAAGTCCATTAAACTCATAGCAACTCCAGagaagtcgccccctgctggctattAAACAGAATGTAAGTTGAAGGCACCTCAGCTGGCTTCACTGTTCAACCCAGAAAGCGACATCTATGATCCTGCCAGGAAACTAAACAGttaaagctgaagtgaagctTTTGTCCTGTGTATGCATAACAGTCATTTTTTTGTCTCAGTACAGTAaaaacttgtatttttttttaccttacatCACCTGGAAACTGAAGATTTCCCTCTGTGATGTTTCTCTGATCCAGGCTATGGGTCGCTCGGGTCTGGCAGGGCCTTCCATGGAGAACCACATGGACATGTCCCACCTGCAGATGCCCAAACACATGTCGGTGCCTCCACAGGAGGAACCTAACGAGCTGGAGGATCTGGAGCAGTTTGCTAAAGCATTCAAGCAAAGACGGATCAAACTGGGTTTCACTCAGGTAAATCAGGCCCTATAAAAAGACCTGAAAGACTGTATTCACTCAGTCGGCTCACATAAATGCATTTTGCATtgactgttttctctttttatgcTGCAAAAATATAGAGAAAATTACACAAGACTCTGGGTGTTGCAACATGCTCATGAAAACCAGATGGCAGTTGTGTGGTTTTGGCCTGTGGTGACCACACTTAATTTATTCAGTTATGCATCAGagtcctgattttttttaataccatGTTTACATAATCTTATAATTAGAAATTaggaggctggagcctatcgTAGCCAATAATCCACCAATCATTTCATGATTTAGGTTTATACTGTATCTAGCTTCACctttatcattaaataattagcCTATATCTTACAGATATTAGAGATTTGTTACTGCTTTTGCTTGGatatttaatataataataacaataataataataataacaaaaacatatatgGTCACAGTTAAGCAGGTTAAAAAAGAGGGCAAAGAAGGCCACATGTCCATACTCATGATTTCATAACCACAAGTCATTTGGGAGGGATTAAAGTTCATTGAGATAAATGATAATCAGTTCCAGAAGAGTAAAACAAAACTCTGGCACCACTAAGTGTTTATTCAATATTGCTGGTTTGCTTCAAGGGAATTTCCACAGTGCATAAACCTTGCATGAGAAAACAGAGGGGCGGACGGTTCGTTTCTGACAGAGTATTTACAAATTCGCCAGCACACCAGGTCTTGCCTAACCCCCTGCCAGTCCtatgcagttttatttatttattttttatttaaaagctaCAACTAATAATTTAGCCAATGCCTCTTTATAGCCTAGTGTTACCTGTTAAATCTCATTAATTGATTTTATAGCTTtataaaaacagtttgaaagAAAATTTAATAAagaactttaaagaaaaaagctaCAGATCCAAATGTAATGACCATTTTTCACAGTatctaaacctaaccaagtagTTTTTAGTACATAAATGTAATGACGAAGTTCATAGTCTATAAATCCAACCAAGAAGTTGTATCCAAATAGTGACGAAACTTATCTAGCAAAGGACAGCGCAAGTGAGAAAGAGATTGaaaaaaataagctaaacagAGTGCAAAACTCAAAGTCATTAGGGATGGATTTTAAAATTGTTGCAATGAGCCATGATCAGTTGTGGAGGAGAAACACTAGTACTTGGCACTCCTGTGTTTTTATCAGacttttttggtttggtttttgagAATTTCAAATAGTGCAGAAACCTTCCATGGAAGAACAGTTTGGCAAAGGGATCGTTTCTGCATTTCAGGCCTTGGTTGATCCCTAAATGTAAACAGTTGTAATGAGTAGTAACTAAACCTATCTAGCAAGTTCCCATGAAAGTCAAAAAAGATGAAAGATCAGTAAGATCAGTAAGATCTGACAGCATTATAACGTTCAAACCCTGAACTCATCTGATGTTTTTAAGTTGTTTAGTAAGCTGTTAGCATGgccaaatgtagctgagtaataaTTATGtgccatttttctttcttcagacTAGAGGAAGttagaaaaagctgctgaatTTACCACAATTTGCTGATTGAATTGCTTTTGCATGAGAGATccatcagtgttttgtgttctgtTGTGTTTGTACTCACAGGGAGATGTTGGCCTTGCAATGGGAAAACTCTACGGGAATGACTTCAGCCAGACCACAATCTCTCGATTTGAGGCCCTGAACCTGAGCTTCAAAAACATGTGCAAACTCAAACCTCTGCTGGAGAAATGGCTGAGCGATGCCGGTACGCAGCAACTCTTATTATGTTTCCTATACTACCATTAAAATTGCAACAAACTATTCTTCCTCATCACAACAAGTTTTTTCACCTATTTCCACGAGCATTAGTTCATATAGCACACCCTCTGCTGATCACAGACTGAGGTTTGCAGAAAAAATGACCAGGATCTGAAAATCTGcacagtaaaaaaatgtttaactgtTAATATAACTGTTAATCCACCAGTATGTGCAAGCTTTTTAATCAAGATGATATTTGCaatgctaaaatataattattgctTTGATTCATGAATTTGTAAGTttactgttttaaaaaacagaaaaatagtaAATCACAAttctatttttagttttattaagaTGCTAAACTATACTTATTTACCTCCTTCCTTAGTGAATAGAATCATTAGTTTTAGTGGTTGAATGTTAATTTGTGACTTCTTAGTGACATCCTCAAATTTGGGTATGAGTAACATGTAACATGTGAGTTTTTTGCCTATATAAATAGCAATataatttttagttttaaacacatttttgttagATTTCtaaaatgtgtgatttttaaaCCTAAATAAATTGAGCAATACATTTTTGAGCAATAAATGAATTGTAAAAAATGCGGGATGCTGGATGGAGCAaatgtgacaaattaaactcatgtatgcaaattaatatttttttattttttaaattgttagaagattcaataaatattaatttttcTGGCTATCATTTCATAGTCCAGGATTTACAGGGTGAAgcactatttttattttgttatttatacCTGAATTGGCcctaataaaatatgaaatgtcTGATCAGTCATTACATGATCTAACAAACAGACATAAGAAGTCTGGATTTAACACTAAGGAATGCAGATATGGCTGATGTTGTTAATCACAGCTGTGGGTTTATAAAAATGTCTGCTACAACTAAATCCATCAGATATCATCTTCTCAGAAATGTTGAATGTGTAAAAAGTAATACTGGGGCACAAAATATGTTATACAATCTAAGAATCTCATTTTATTAATTCAATTTCcatgttgcttttctttttttttacatcagagAACTCACCTTCTGACACGATGAGCAATTCCAGCTCTCTGCCGACCCTGATGGAGGGCTACGGGCGCAAACGGAAAAAGAGGACGAGCATTGAAACCAACATCAAAATGACTCTGGAGAAACGTTTCCTGGATGTAAGACTCATTCATTACTTGTCTTGTTTTCATGGTGAGCATATAACTGAATAAGCGTTACACGCTAATGAATAAAACCTGGAAAAATCTGTCTTGTACAAGGAGAAATATCTAAAACTTGCATTAGTAAAACACAGTATGACGCAAACAAACAACATTgtttaagctctcctctgttaGAGGAGTTGTAATGTGGGAGGGAAGGTAATAAAAGAGGTACATCGGGAATGTTAAGATGGTGGATGACTGTAGACATGAGCTGGGTGAATCCATGAACACAAAGAAATTAATAGGATAGTCCTGACAGTTGGCCTTCAGCCTCTACTCTTTGTTCCCTCTGCTGCCGTGCAGGCGTTCTAGTTTATGCAAATGTGCAACTACCATCGGCTGCAGTTTTGAGATGGGCCTCTCAGCCAAGAACATCCCCCATGTGGACCTAACTCtcatctgtttttatatttgatttttaattataatttaattataattttatttgaGTTTTCAAATCTTTTTAGCGACGACCAAGTAATTTTCTTTTATCATTGCTTAATACGGGGCTTATTCAAATGTCTTGGACACTCATTGTTTTTCAGGTAGATATCAACGTTATGCACCTCCTATGCAAAATTACAAGGTTGAAATCGTGCATATTTTTGAATTTCAGAACCCTAAGCCCAACTCTGAGGAGATAACCCTGATCTCAGAGCAGCtgtccatggagaaggaggtggTTCGAGTTTGGTTCTGTAATCGTCGCCAGAAGGAGAAGAGGATCTACTGCCCGACGGCGACTCTACCTGTCAAGTCTCACACCTACAACTCCAGGATGGTTAGCCACCTGATATATGCTTTCTTTGACTTAGGTGGCAGAGCACTCTTATGTctgcagagaggcatttttaatTATCTTTAATTATAAAAGTCCAAGTATAGTGTGTAAGCTGTTAGCCACACAAAATAAACAGGTCTTAAGTTGGACTTTTCGCTTTAAACGCCTACCAAGAGGATTGGTAGATATATTAGAGGGTTACCTATAACCCGCTCTTTGTAATGCGAGTATGTTTACCATCCTAacattcattttattgtttcagGCATCTGCATCCAGGTCCTACAGCCCTCTGGCTTCAGGTGGAGGCAAGTCCCATCCAGCTTCAATAATGTGCCTTTCACTGTAACATGTATACAGTAATCATCTGTATATGTGTACatgttaaataatattttagccttgttttcacagtttcttcAAGTTCATCCCCAAATAGTATGAGCCGTGAGGCATCTCCCAACGGTCTGTCTGCAGCCTCCACCTCTCTAACCTCTCCAGTCAGTGCAGCTTCCTACAGCACACCAGGGTAAGAAAAAGTCACACAGACTCCCCGTTTTTCTGTGAAAGATATTTTTCCCTTCACTCCAGCATCAATATTAGTTTTAAGATGTCAGCTCAGGACGTTGTTACCATGGAGAGAGTGTTTCACGAGCCGTTATCAATAACTGGCTGCTTCATATCTACTCCAAAAACAATGGAAACTGTTTGTTTAACTTTTCCtcagaaactgaaaaaataattaatttgctTATATATCCAAACCGTCAGCACTTAAATAACGTCTGTCATTTGAGATTTAAATGAGcagtttgtcattttattggCACAAGTTAAATGAGGAGAGTGATGCCActtccaataaaaataaaactaaagccAATAAACAGTTAGCTCAGACAAAAAGGGTACTTGACATGGATTATGTGCAGGATTTTAACAGATATGAATAAGTGgcattgttctttttgtttaagACTTTTGCAGCACTCTTTTGCAACACACGCAGACGTATTGTCAAAACTCTGATTATTACACAAGCCTAGGAAGTATTTCTTCATAAATCGGTTGTGTGGCAGGATATGGACACACCATGCAAGGGGATGGAACATAAACTGAAGAACTGCTTTAATGTTGAAGTcttacaaaaattaaaaaaacaatggcAGAGCACACAGCCGAGAGAGAGGACGCGACAAAGGGCAATAGGAACACTGAAGTTATAAACACACACGAGGTGACAAGGGGAGCGGATACACCGGGGATGACAGCTGAACCTAATTGAGAAAACGAGACAAGGGAAGTAAAATCTAAAACAAGACACTGAGATTcaaggaataaaacacaagccaaACTGAAGTCATGAGGAAAGGCAAAACCTCAGAATATAAATGTAAAGGAACAAACCAGGAAACACTGtaataagaaaaatacaaaactcaaaacaaatAACTCACAAGGAAGAGTCGGGGACCATGACAGTTTCCTTGTTTGTGTATtaatttattcagtttattcTTCTGATGATTTGCTTGTGGAGCTTGATTTTCTGTATCTGTATATGTATGTGGAAAAACACTGTGCTTGTAGGTTTTCCCCTTGACTGATGAGCTATTAAGATGAGTTCAGGTTTAAAAATAGGTCCAAAAATGACGGACAACATATGTATATTTAGAATAGCATGGCTTTCTTTCATTAGTTCTGCTCTTTTTTACATATACAGATTTAAATgccaatattaaaaataaaactgtggaactttttaaaaaaatgttatttatcaaagctactttcagctgcacTTTTATTCACAGTGGGCAGCTCCACATGTTTAAGTTGGTCCAGTTCTTTTACactggatgcccttcctgatgtaACTTCCAAGAGATTTATGTCTCCTCCCGGGATCAAACCTGGGATTTTTTGCTTGCTAGGGGAATGAGTACACTATGgatcattttatttgttttttggctgCATTTCCATGTCCTTCTGTCTGTAAACGCAAAAGCTTgaaaagttttgaatgaattctgatgaaactttgtaggggtgtagagtggagtc
This window harbors:
- the pou2f3 gene encoding POU domain, class 2, transcription factor 3 isoform X1 gives rise to the protein MSADTAEHTEAPGEQTERNGIDFSRQIKTEDIHDSPHSGSTVKTCHLTQSSPVHGGQLTGELTSLHPMQQLVLMPPSHLSSPSSFLLSQSPSSHQALLQQNLLSLPSQSPTGLLQHQPGLALTPQISLCDVSLIQAMGRSGLAGPSMENHMDMSHLQMPKHMSVPPQEEPNELEDLEQFAKAFKQRRIKLGFTQGDVGLAMGKLYGNDFSQTTISRFEALNLSFKNMCKLKPLLEKWLSDAENSPSDTMSNSSSLPTLMEGYGRKRKKRTSIETNIKMTLEKRFLDNPKPNSEEITLISEQLSMEKEVVRVWFCNRRQKEKRIYCPTATLPVKSHTYNSRMASASRSYSPLASGGVSSSSSPNSMSREASPNGLSAASTSLTSPVSAASYSTPGSWYRTWNHPTYHH
- the pou2f3 gene encoding POU domain, class 2, transcription factor 3 isoform X2, coding for MSADTAEHTEAPGEQTERNGIDFSRQIKTEDIHDSPHSGSTVKTCHLTQSSPVHGGQLTGELTSLHPMQQLVLMPPSHLSSPSSFLLSQSPSSHQALLQQNLLSLPSQSPTGLLQHQPGLALTPQAMGRSGLAGPSMENHMDMSHLQMPKHMSVPPQEEPNELEDLEQFAKAFKQRRIKLGFTQGDVGLAMGKLYGNDFSQTTISRFEALNLSFKNMCKLKPLLEKWLSDAENSPSDTMSNSSSLPTLMEGYGRKRKKRTSIETNIKMTLEKRFLDNPKPNSEEITLISEQLSMEKEVVRVWFCNRRQKEKRIYCPTATLPVKSHTYNSRMASASRSYSPLASGGVSSSSSPNSMSREASPNGLSAASTSLTSPVSAASYSTPGSWYRTWNHPTYHH